GCTTGAAAATTCGTGCTCCAAGCTTTTTTCACTGTGCGCTTTACGAGGAGCTTTTGGTGGGGCAATATGTGGCTGATGTGGTTACTATAATAGGTAGTAGCAATATAATTTTAGGTGAAATCGATAGATGAAAAGAGTTGATTTAAGACATTTAAAAGGTGATTTTTTAAGCGAATTAAGTAATCAGGCAAAAAGGCTCAACGATGGCGAGGTCTGTATATTTTTATTTGAGCCTGTAGAGTTTGACAATATCG
The Campylobacter sp. RM16189 genome window above contains:
- a CDS encoding NADH-ubiquinone oxidoreductase subunit E family protein — encoded protein: MKRVDLRHLKGDFLSELSNQAKRLNDGEVCIFLFEPVEFDNIEKSVNLIREESCELMNSLKFNQVDWTIVVKKIKG